From Lathamus discolor isolate bLatDis1 chromosome 15, bLatDis1.hap1, whole genome shotgun sequence, a single genomic window includes:
- the C15H9orf78 gene encoding splicing factor C9orf78 homolog, whose protein sequence is MPAKKSFRQRRGDSEEEEEDEQVAEEVRLKLEEAKEVQNLRKRPNGVSAVALLVGEKLQEEATLVDDPFKIKSGGMVDMKKLKERGKDRINEEEDLNLGTSFSAETNRRDEDADMMKYIETELKKRKGIVENEEQKVKLKNAEDSLYELPENIRVSSAKKTEEMLSNQMLSGIPEVDLGIDAKIKNIISTEEAKAKLLAEQQNKKKDSETSFVPTNMAVNYVQHNRFYHEELNAPVRRNKEEPKPRPLRVGDTERPEPERSPPNRKRPLNEKATDDYHYEKFKKMNRRY, encoded by the exons ATGCCGGCCAAGAAGTCCTTCCGCCAGCGGAGGGGGGActccgaggaggaggaggaggacgagcAGGTGGCCGAGGAGGTCAG gttaAAGCTTGAGGAAGCCAAAGAAGTTCAGAACCTCAGAAAGCGACCTAATGGGGTGAG CGCTGTAGCTCTGCTTGTGGgagagaagctgcaggaagaagCAACACTTGTG GATGATCCATTTAAGATAAAATCGGGGGGAATGGTGGACAtgaagaagctgaaagaaagaggCAAGGACAG GATTAACGAAGAGGAAGATCTAAACTTGGGAACTTCCTTCTCAGCTGAAACCAACAGGAGGGATGAAGATGCTGACAT GATGAAATACATTGAGACTGAgttgaagaagagaaaaggaattgTAGAGAATGAGGAGCAGAAGGTGAAGCTTAAGAATGCTGAGGATTCTCTCTATGAGCTGCCAGAGAACATCCGTGTCTCCTCTGCCAAGAAGACTGAGGAAATGCTGTCCAACCAGATGCTGAGCGGCATTCCTGAAGTGGACCTGGGAATTGA tgcaaaaataaaaaacatcatCTCAACTGAAGAGGCCAAGGCcaagctgctggcagagcagcagaacaaaaagaaagacagCGAAACTTCCTTTGTTCCCACCAACATGGCTGTTAACTATGTTCAGCACAACAGAT tttATCATGAGGAGCTAAATGCACCAGTGCGAAGGAACAAAGAAGAGCCAAAGCCCCGTCCACTGAGAGTGGGGGATACAGAGAGGCCAGAACCTGAAC GGTCTCCTCCGAATCGCAAACGTCCCCTCAATGAAAAAGCAACCGATGATTATCACTATGAGAAATTCAAGAAGATGAATAGGCGATACTGA
- the LOC136022244 gene encoding torsin-1A-like translates to MKLWRGSLRAALALVLLSLLTPASAVEPISLGLAIAGAAASALTGFISYPRLYCYFRECCLQKHDQRAAAALQENLDKKLFGQHLVSKVIVKAVKGFLSNSNAKKPLALSLHGWTGTGKNFVSKIVAESIYKRGLQSKYVHQFVATLHFPHAHSINLYKDQLQSWIRGNVSICPRSLFIFDEMDKMHAGLIDSIKPFLDYYELLDGVSYRQAIFIFLSNAGAEKITEVALDFWRNGRTREDIQLSDIQNALSVSVFNNKNSGFWHSTLIDRNLIDYFVPFLPLEYKHVKMCIRVEIKSRGYAVDEDILSRIADEMTYFPREERIYSDKGCKTVDAKLDYYYDF, encoded by the exons ATGAAGCTATGGCGGGGCTCGCTGAGggcggccctggctctggtgctgctgtcGCTCCTTACGCCTGCGAGCGCCGTGGAGCCCATCAGCCTGGGGCTGGCGATCGCGGGCGCTGCCGCCTCGGCCCTTACCGGCTTCATCTCCTACCCGCGGCTCTACTGCTACTTCAGGGAGTGCTGCCTCCAGAAGCACGACCAGCGCGCCGCCGCcg ctctgcaggagaaTCTGGACAAGAAGCTGTTCGGGCAGCACCTGGTCAGCAAGGTGATTGTGAAGGCCGTGAAGGGCTTCTTGAGCAACAGCAATGCCAAAAAACCTCTTGCCCTTTCCTTGCACGGGTGGACTggaacagggaagaactttgTCAGTAAGATAGTCGCCGAAAGCATTTATAAAAGAGGTCTGCAGAGTAAATACGTCCATCAGTTCGTGGCAACTTTACACTTTCCTCATGCTCACAGCATCAATCTCTACAAG GACCAGTTGCAGTCGTGGATTCGGGGAAATGTGAGCATCTGTCCTAGATCACTCTTCATATTTGATGAAATGGATAAAATGCATGCAGGACTCATTGACTCCATCAAGCCATTCCTGGACTACTATGAGCTTTTGGATGGGGTGTCTTATCGGCAAGCCATCTTCATATTCCTCAG CAATGCAGGAGCTGAAAAAATAACAGAGGTGGCACTAGATTTCTGGAGAAACGGGAGGACAAGGGAAGATATACAGCTCTCAGATATCCAGAATGCGCTGTCTGTGTCCGTCTTCAATAACAAAAATA GTGGATTTTGGCACAGCACCTTGATTGATAGAAATCTCATTGACTACTTTGTTCCCTTCCTGCCTCTGGAATACAAACATGTGAAAATGTGTATCAGGGTTGAGATTAAATCCCGTGGCTATGCTGTGGATGAAGACATTCTAAGCAGAATAGCGGACGAGATGACCTACTTCCCCAGAGAGGAGAGAATTTACTCAGATAAAGGCTGTAAAACTGTGGATGCAAAGCTGGATTATTACTATGACTTCTAA
- the USP20 gene encoding ubiquitin carboxyl-terminal hydrolase 20 isoform X1, translated as MGDTRDICPHLDSIGEVTRDDLLLKSKGTCQSCGAVGPNLWACLQIGCPYVGCGESFADHSTLHAQAKKHNLTVNLTTFRVWCYACEKEVFLDQRLATHTQSPPVKFTDPESPLSAHPLKAVPIAVADEGESESEDDDLKPRGLTGMKNLGNSCYMNAALQALSNCPPLTQFFLECGGLVRTDKKPALCKSYQKLVSEVWHKKRPSYVVPSSLSHGIKLVNPMFRGYAQQDTQEFLRCLMDQLHEELKEPIVAETRDLDTSDQDDKREGDRSPSEDEFLSCDSSSDRGEGDGQSRTTGSMGSSSLAETELLIQDEAGRGISEKERMKDRKFSCGHRRSNSEQVDEDADVDTTMMPVDGRASPDMLPAPRPASPCRTPEPDNDAYVRCSSRPCSPVHHEMHSKLSSSPPRSSPARLGPSYILKKAQMQASGKKKKELRYRSVISDIFDGSILSLVQCLTCDRVSTTVETFQDLSLPIPGKEDLAKLHSAIYQNVPAKTGTCGDNYASQGWIAFIMEYIRRLVVSCIPRWFWGPVVTLEDCLAAFFAADELKGDNMYSCERCKKLRNGVKYCKVLRLPEILCIHLKRFRHEVMYSFKINSHVSFPLEGLDLRPFLAKECVSQITTYDLLSVICHHGTAGSGHYIAYCQNVINGQWYEFDDQYVTEVHETVVQNAEAYVLFYRKSSEEAVRERQKVVSLASMKEHSLLQFYISREWLNKFNTFAEPGPITNHTFLCSHGGIPPNKYHYIDDLVVILPQNVWEYLYNRFGGGPAVNHLYVCSICQVEIEALAKRRKIEIDTFIKLNKAFQAEESPSVIYCISMQWFREWEAFVKGKDNEPPGPIDNSKIALTKAGGHVQVKQGADYGQISEETWIYLSTLYGGGPEIAIRQNVAQVQELENLHGEQKIEAETRAV; from the exons ATGGGGGATACAAGAGACATCTGTCCTCACCTGGATTCCATAGGAGAGGTGACCAGGGATGATCTATTGCTCAAATCCAAG GGAACTTGCCAGTCTTGTGGAGCCGTGGGACCAAATCTCTGGGCTTGTCTTCAG ATCGGTTGTCCTTACGTTGGTTGTGGGGAATCCTTTGCTGACCACAGCACGCTTCATGCACAG GCCAAAAAGCACAACCTGACAGTGAATCTGACCACGTTCCGTGTCTGGTGTTATGCTTGTGAGAAGGAGGTGTTCCTGGACCAACGGCTGGCAACGCACACTCAGTCACCACCAGTAAAGTTCACTGACCCG GAATCACCATTGTCTGCTCATCCTCTGAAAGCTGTTCCAATTGCAGTGGCTGATGAAGGTGAATCTGAATCGGAGGATGATGATTTGAAACCAAGAG GCCTTACTGGAATGAAAAATCTTGGGAACTCCTGCTACATGAATGCAGCACTTCAGGCTCTCTCTAACTG CCCACCTCTCACACAGTTCTTTCTGGAATGTGGTGGACTGGTCCGCACAGATAAGAAACCAGCACTGTGCAAAAGTTACCAAAAGCTGGTGTCTGAGGTCTGGCATAAGAAACG TCCAAGTTATGTTGTTCCAAGCAGTCTATCCCATGGGATTAAACTCGTCAATCCCATGTTCCGAGGCTATGCGCAGCAG GACACTCAGGAGTTCCTGCGGTGCCTGATGGATCAGCTTCATGAAGAGCTGAAAGAACCAATTGTTGCTGAGACAAGGGATTTGGATACCAGTGACCAGGACGACAAGCGAGAAGGTGACCGAAGTCCTTCAGAGGATGAGTTCCTCTCCTGTGACTCAAGCAGTGACAGAGGTGAAGGAGATGGTCAGAGTCGGACCACAGGGAGCatgggcagcagctccctggcGGAGACAGAGTTGTTGATCCAGGACGAAGCAGGCAGAGGGATCTCGGAGAAAGAGAGAATGAAAGACAGGAAGTTCTCCTGTGGCCATCGGCGCAGCAACTCGGAGCAGGTGGATGAGGATGCAGATGTTGATACTACTATGATGCCAGTTGATGGCAGAGCCTCTCCTGATATGCTGCCAGCTCCCCGTCCTGCCAGCCCATGTAGAACACCAG AACCTGACAATGATGCCTACGTGCGCTGCTCGTCACGTCCCTGCAGTCCAGTCCATCATGAAATGCACTCCAAGCTCTCTAGCAGTCCTCCTCGCTCCAGTCCTGCCAGGCTTGGACCTTCCTACATCCTCAAGAAAG CCCAGATGCAGGCttctgggaaaaagaagaaagaacttCGCTACCGCAGCGTGATTTCGGACATCTTTGATGGCTCCATTCTCAGCCTGGTGCAGTGCCTCACCTGCGACAGA GTTTCTACGACAGTGGAGACATTCCAGGACCTGTCACTCCCAATCCCAGGGAAGGAGGACTTGGCCAAGCTACACTCTGCCATCTACCAAAATGTGCCAGCTAAGACAGGGACATGTGGGGACAACTATGCCTCCCAAGGCTGGATTGCCTTCATCATGGAGTATATCCGGAG gcttGTGGTGTCCTGTATCCCTAGGTGGTTTTGGGGTCCCGTTGTGACGCTGGAGGATTGCCTTGCTGCCTTTTTTGCAGCGGATGAGTTGAAGG GGGACAACATGTACAGTTGTGAACGGTGTAAAAA GCTGCGGAATGGAGTAAAGTACTGCAAAGTCCTCAGGCTACCAGAG ATTCTTTGCATCCACTTGAAGCGATTCCGGCACGAGGTGATGTATTCCTTCAAGATCAACAGTCATGTCTCCTTCCCCTTGGAAGGACTGGATCTGCGACCCTTCCTGGCCAAGGAGTGTGTTTCCCAGATCACCACCTATGATCTCCTGTCAGTCATCTGTCACCATGGCACGGCAGGCA GTGGGCATTACATAGCTTACTGCCAGAACGTGATCAACGGCCAGTGGTATGAGTTTGATGACCAGTATGTCACTGAAGTCCATGAGACCGTGGTACAGAATGCAGAAGCCTACGTCTTGTTCTACAG GAAAAGCAGTGAAGAGGCTGTGCGGGAGCGTCAGAAAGTCGTGTCCCTTGCCAGCATGAAGGAGCACAGCTTACTCCAGTTCTACATCTCCCGAGAGTGGCTCAATAAATTCAACACCTTTGCTGAGCCTGGTCCTATCACCAACCACACCTTCTTGTGCTCTCATGGAG GGATTCCTCCTAATAAATACCATTACATCGATGACCTGGTAGTGATCCTACCCCAAAACGTGTGGGAATATCTCTACAACAG GTTTGGGGGTGGCCCTGCTGTGAACCACCTGTACGTGTGCTCCATTTGCCAAGTGGAGATTGAAGCTCTTGCCAAACGCAGGAAAATTGAAATTGACACCTTCATCAAG CTGAACAAGGCTTTCCAGGCAGAGGAGTCCCCAAGTGTCATCTACTGTATCAGCATGCAGTGGTTCCGTGAGTGGGAAGCCTTTGTCAAGGGGAAGGATAATG AGCCTCCCGGACCCATTGACAACAGCAAGATTGCACTCACAAAAGCGGGTGGCCATGTGCAAGTTAAGCAGG GTGCTGACTATGGGCAGATTTCTGAGGAGACATGGATTTATTTAAGCACGCTGTACGGAGGGGGCCCAGAGATTGCCATCAGACAGAACGTGGCCCAGGTCCAGGAACTGGAGAACCTCCATGGGGAGCAGAAGATCGAAGCGGAGACGCGGGCTGTGTGA
- the USP20 gene encoding ubiquitin carboxyl-terminal hydrolase 20 isoform X2, whose translation MGDTRDICPHLDSIGEVTRDDLLLKSKGTCQSCGAVGPNLWACLQIGCPYVGCGESFADHSTLHAQAKKHNLTVNLTTFRVWCYACEKEVFLDQRLATHTQSPPESPLSAHPLKAVPIAVADEGESESEDDDLKPRGLTGMKNLGNSCYMNAALQALSNCPPLTQFFLECGGLVRTDKKPALCKSYQKLVSEVWHKKRPSYVVPSSLSHGIKLVNPMFRGYAQQDTQEFLRCLMDQLHEELKEPIVAETRDLDTSDQDDKREGDRSPSEDEFLSCDSSSDRGEGDGQSRTTGSMGSSSLAETELLIQDEAGRGISEKERMKDRKFSCGHRRSNSEQVDEDADVDTTMMPVDGRASPDMLPAPRPASPCRTPEPDNDAYVRCSSRPCSPVHHEMHSKLSSSPPRSSPARLGPSYILKKAQMQASGKKKKELRYRSVISDIFDGSILSLVQCLTCDRVSTTVETFQDLSLPIPGKEDLAKLHSAIYQNVPAKTGTCGDNYASQGWIAFIMEYIRRLVVSCIPRWFWGPVVTLEDCLAAFFAADELKGDNMYSCERCKKLRNGVKYCKVLRLPEILCIHLKRFRHEVMYSFKINSHVSFPLEGLDLRPFLAKECVSQITTYDLLSVICHHGTAGSGHYIAYCQNVINGQWYEFDDQYVTEVHETVVQNAEAYVLFYRKSSEEAVRERQKVVSLASMKEHSLLQFYISREWLNKFNTFAEPGPITNHTFLCSHGGIPPNKYHYIDDLVVILPQNVWEYLYNRFGGGPAVNHLYVCSICQVEIEALAKRRKIEIDTFIKLNKAFQAEESPSVIYCISMQWFREWEAFVKGKDNEPPGPIDNSKIALTKAGGHVQVKQGADYGQISEETWIYLSTLYGGGPEIAIRQNVAQVQELENLHGEQKIEAETRAV comes from the exons ATGGGGGATACAAGAGACATCTGTCCTCACCTGGATTCCATAGGAGAGGTGACCAGGGATGATCTATTGCTCAAATCCAAG GGAACTTGCCAGTCTTGTGGAGCCGTGGGACCAAATCTCTGGGCTTGTCTTCAG ATCGGTTGTCCTTACGTTGGTTGTGGGGAATCCTTTGCTGACCACAGCACGCTTCATGCACAG GCCAAAAAGCACAACCTGACAGTGAATCTGACCACGTTCCGTGTCTGGTGTTATGCTTGTGAGAAGGAGGTGTTCCTGGACCAACGGCTGGCAACGCACACTCAGTCACCACCA GAATCACCATTGTCTGCTCATCCTCTGAAAGCTGTTCCAATTGCAGTGGCTGATGAAGGTGAATCTGAATCGGAGGATGATGATTTGAAACCAAGAG GCCTTACTGGAATGAAAAATCTTGGGAACTCCTGCTACATGAATGCAGCACTTCAGGCTCTCTCTAACTG CCCACCTCTCACACAGTTCTTTCTGGAATGTGGTGGACTGGTCCGCACAGATAAGAAACCAGCACTGTGCAAAAGTTACCAAAAGCTGGTGTCTGAGGTCTGGCATAAGAAACG TCCAAGTTATGTTGTTCCAAGCAGTCTATCCCATGGGATTAAACTCGTCAATCCCATGTTCCGAGGCTATGCGCAGCAG GACACTCAGGAGTTCCTGCGGTGCCTGATGGATCAGCTTCATGAAGAGCTGAAAGAACCAATTGTTGCTGAGACAAGGGATTTGGATACCAGTGACCAGGACGACAAGCGAGAAGGTGACCGAAGTCCTTCAGAGGATGAGTTCCTCTCCTGTGACTCAAGCAGTGACAGAGGTGAAGGAGATGGTCAGAGTCGGACCACAGGGAGCatgggcagcagctccctggcGGAGACAGAGTTGTTGATCCAGGACGAAGCAGGCAGAGGGATCTCGGAGAAAGAGAGAATGAAAGACAGGAAGTTCTCCTGTGGCCATCGGCGCAGCAACTCGGAGCAGGTGGATGAGGATGCAGATGTTGATACTACTATGATGCCAGTTGATGGCAGAGCCTCTCCTGATATGCTGCCAGCTCCCCGTCCTGCCAGCCCATGTAGAACACCAG AACCTGACAATGATGCCTACGTGCGCTGCTCGTCACGTCCCTGCAGTCCAGTCCATCATGAAATGCACTCCAAGCTCTCTAGCAGTCCTCCTCGCTCCAGTCCTGCCAGGCTTGGACCTTCCTACATCCTCAAGAAAG CCCAGATGCAGGCttctgggaaaaagaagaaagaacttCGCTACCGCAGCGTGATTTCGGACATCTTTGATGGCTCCATTCTCAGCCTGGTGCAGTGCCTCACCTGCGACAGA GTTTCTACGACAGTGGAGACATTCCAGGACCTGTCACTCCCAATCCCAGGGAAGGAGGACTTGGCCAAGCTACACTCTGCCATCTACCAAAATGTGCCAGCTAAGACAGGGACATGTGGGGACAACTATGCCTCCCAAGGCTGGATTGCCTTCATCATGGAGTATATCCGGAG gcttGTGGTGTCCTGTATCCCTAGGTGGTTTTGGGGTCCCGTTGTGACGCTGGAGGATTGCCTTGCTGCCTTTTTTGCAGCGGATGAGTTGAAGG GGGACAACATGTACAGTTGTGAACGGTGTAAAAA GCTGCGGAATGGAGTAAAGTACTGCAAAGTCCTCAGGCTACCAGAG ATTCTTTGCATCCACTTGAAGCGATTCCGGCACGAGGTGATGTATTCCTTCAAGATCAACAGTCATGTCTCCTTCCCCTTGGAAGGACTGGATCTGCGACCCTTCCTGGCCAAGGAGTGTGTTTCCCAGATCACCACCTATGATCTCCTGTCAGTCATCTGTCACCATGGCACGGCAGGCA GTGGGCATTACATAGCTTACTGCCAGAACGTGATCAACGGCCAGTGGTATGAGTTTGATGACCAGTATGTCACTGAAGTCCATGAGACCGTGGTACAGAATGCAGAAGCCTACGTCTTGTTCTACAG GAAAAGCAGTGAAGAGGCTGTGCGGGAGCGTCAGAAAGTCGTGTCCCTTGCCAGCATGAAGGAGCACAGCTTACTCCAGTTCTACATCTCCCGAGAGTGGCTCAATAAATTCAACACCTTTGCTGAGCCTGGTCCTATCACCAACCACACCTTCTTGTGCTCTCATGGAG GGATTCCTCCTAATAAATACCATTACATCGATGACCTGGTAGTGATCCTACCCCAAAACGTGTGGGAATATCTCTACAACAG GTTTGGGGGTGGCCCTGCTGTGAACCACCTGTACGTGTGCTCCATTTGCCAAGTGGAGATTGAAGCTCTTGCCAAACGCAGGAAAATTGAAATTGACACCTTCATCAAG CTGAACAAGGCTTTCCAGGCAGAGGAGTCCCCAAGTGTCATCTACTGTATCAGCATGCAGTGGTTCCGTGAGTGGGAAGCCTTTGTCAAGGGGAAGGATAATG AGCCTCCCGGACCCATTGACAACAGCAAGATTGCACTCACAAAAGCGGGTGGCCATGTGCAAGTTAAGCAGG GTGCTGACTATGGGCAGATTTCTGAGGAGACATGGATTTATTTAAGCACGCTGTACGGAGGGGGCCCAGAGATTGCCATCAGACAGAACGTGGCCCAGGTCCAGGAACTGGAGAACCTCCATGGGGAGCAGAAGATCGAAGCGGAGACGCGGGCTGTGTGA